The Sinorhizobium fredii USDA 257 region GCCTCTTGGTCTTCGCATTTGCCGTAATCGCGCTTCAGATCATCACCCGGTTCATTCTCGGCGATCCGTTGTTCTGGACGGAGGAGGCTGCCCGCTACGCTTTCGTATGGCTGGTGGCGCTTGGCGCTGCAGAGGGGATCACCTCGCGCACGCACATCACCATGGATATTGTGCCGATGATGCTTCCGGAGCGGGCGCAGCTCGTCTTGCGGCTCATTTTGGATGGCCTGGTGCTCGGCGCGCTCCTCATCCTCGTCTACTACGGCATCTTCGGCGCAATTCGCGCCCATAAGGTGATGTCGATTGCGATCGGCGTGCCGGAATCCTGGCTCTACGGAGCTTTGCCGGTCTTCG contains the following coding sequences:
- a CDS encoding TRAP transporter small permease; the encoded protein is MANPSRRQSLARIEETLAAGLLVFAFAVIALQIITRFILGDPLFWTEEAARYAFVWLVALGAAEGITSRTHITMDIVPMMLPERAQLVLRLILDGLVLGALLILVYYGIFGAIRAHKVMSIAIGVPESWLYGALPVFGMLAAVRIMLVMARDARALLSGGHPVADAPSERYL